The Desulfovibrio legallii genome contains a region encoding:
- a CDS encoding XRE family transcriptional regulator, translated as MDSFGQRLKMVRGNLSQAEFSKRLGIPQVTLGNYERDRNEPKFETLKKICSLLGIRADWLLFGVGSMTDGADPQSLAKSVCDVDLIMVPMVEARLSAGTGSLQVDGDIERSYAFRSDFLHRKGNPANMVMMRVEGDSMEPEIMNDDVVLLDQSKKDIRAGRIFAVGFEDAIYLKRIDKLPGKLVLKSVNPAYQPVELDIRGQNGDAFRVIGQVIWCGREYK; from the coding sequence ATGGATAGTTTTGGCCAGCGATTAAAGATGGTGCGGGGTAACCTCTCTCAGGCGGAGTTTTCCAAGCGCCTTGGTATCCCTCAGGTGACACTTGGAAACTATGAAAGGGACAGGAATGAACCCAAATTCGAGACACTTAAAAAAATTTGCTCCCTTTTAGGGATCAGGGCTGACTGGCTCCTTTTTGGTGTCGGCTCTATGACCGATGGCGCGGATCCCCAAAGCCTTGCTAAAAGTGTCTGCGATGTTGATTTAATTATGGTTCCAATGGTTGAAGCGCGCTTATCTGCTGGTACTGGCAGTCTGCAAGTGGACGGGGATATTGAGCGGAGCTATGCCTTCCGCTCTGACTTTCTGCACCGCAAGGGCAACCCGGCAAACATGGTGATGATGCGCGTGGAGGGGGACAGCATGGAGCCTGAGATTATGAATGATGATGTTGTTCTTCTTGACCAAAGCAAGAAGGATATTAGAGCAGGAAGAATTTTTGCCGTTGGCTTTGAAGATGCAATTTATCTGAAAAGAATAGATAAACTACCTGGGAAACTTGTACTAAAGAGCGTCAACCCCGCCTATCAGCCAGTAGAGCTTGATATCCGCGGGCAGAACGGCGACGCCTTCCGCGTCATTGGGCAAGTGATCTGGTGCGGCCGCGAGTATAAATAG
- the glyQ gene encoding glycine--tRNA ligase subunit alpha — protein sequence MYFQDVILTLQSYWARQGCVVEQPSGVECGAGTFNPNTFLRVIGPEPWSVAYVEPSRRPTDGRYGENPNRLQRYFQFQVVLKPSPDNVQDLYLESLHALGINPAQHDIRFVEDDWESPTLGAWGLGWEVWLNGMEVSQFTYFQQVGGIDLSPVSVELTYGLERLAMYLQGVESVYDLAWNKNVTYGHIYHQNEVEQSRHNFEASDAAMLLRHFNDFEGQCKAMLELGLPWPAYDYCLKCSHTFNLLDARGAISITERTGYIGRVRALAAGVARAYAAQREELGYPMLKKDAR from the coding sequence ATGTACTTTCAGGACGTCATTCTGACCCTGCAATCCTACTGGGCCCGGCAGGGCTGTGTGGTGGAGCAGCCTTCGGGCGTGGAATGCGGCGCGGGCACCTTTAATCCCAACACCTTTTTGCGGGTCATCGGGCCGGAACCCTGGAGCGTGGCCTATGTGGAGCCTTCCCGCCGCCCCACGGACGGCCGCTACGGCGAGAATCCCAATCGTCTGCAGCGCTACTTCCAGTTTCAGGTGGTGCTCAAGCCCTCGCCGGACAACGTGCAGGATCTCTACCTGGAAAGCCTCCATGCGCTGGGCATCAATCCCGCGCAGCACGACATCCGCTTTGTGGAAGACGATTGGGAATCCCCCACCCTGGGGGCCTGGGGCCTGGGCTGGGAGGTCTGGCTCAACGGCATGGAGGTCAGCCAGTTCACCTATTTTCAGCAGGTGGGCGGCATTGACCTCAGCCCCGTGAGCGTAGAGCTGACCTACGGGCTGGAGCGTCTGGCCATGTACCTGCAGGGCGTGGAGTCTGTTTACGACCTGGCCTGGAACAAGAACGTGACCTACGGCCACATCTACCACCAGAACGAAGTGGAGCAATCCCGCCACAATTTTGAAGCCAGCGACGCCGCCATGCTGCTGCGCCACTTCAACGATTTTGAAGGCCAGTGCAAAGCCATGCTGGAGCTGGGCCTGCCCTGGCCCGCCTACGACTACTGCCTGAAGTGCTCGCACACGTTCAACCTGCTGGACGCGCGCGGGGCCATTTCCATTACCGAACGCACGGGCTACATCGGCCGGGTGCGCGCCCTGGCGGCGGGCGTGGCCCGCGCTTACGCGGCGCAGCGCGAGGAACTGGGCTATCCCATGCTCAAAAAGGACGCGAGGTAA
- a CDS encoding helix-turn-helix domain-containing protein: protein MIASNLKILMKEKKVTVRALQEQTGRALETLQRARGPLIRECRLSTLEAIAGALGVKVKDLFEEVEE, encoded by the coding sequence ATGATAGCTAGCAATTTAAAGATATTGATGAAAGAAAAAAAAGTCACAGTGCGAGCACTTCAAGAACAAACAGGTCGTGCGCTAGAAACACTTCAACGCGCCCGTGGCCCGCTGATCCGTGAATGCCGCCTATCTACCCTTGAGGCCATCGCCGGGGCGCTGGGGGTGAAAGTGAAGGATTTATTTGAGGAGGTGGAGGAATAA
- the glyS gene encoding glycine--tRNA ligase subunit beta — MATFVLEIGSEELPSRFLAPEEAELTARFTAALAEAGLEHGALTVMSTPRRAVVLVEDLSPVQARREEVITGPPARVARDKDGKPTKALEGFARTNNCAVEDVFTLQTEKGEYVAVRRQSGGASAGELLAALCPAVITGLPFAKRMRWATYSLAYARPLRWIVALLDDQVVPFTLGPLASGRETRGHRIHGPGPFAVAHAKDFLSVLTGPCGITPDPAERRRIIAAGGEAQAAAVQGKVLWKDSLLDEVQGLTEHPVPLLADFDPAYLEVPREVLLTSMESHQKSFGIEGADGKLLPHFLTVLNLTPQDMSLVKHGWERVLRARLEDARFFWRADLRENFDHWLQKLDAVIFIGGLGSMGDKTRRLEELCRWLAGACAPELSAEEAARAGRLSKADLVSAMVGEFDTLQGVMGGIYAARKGESATVAAALGEQYLPAGPDSPLPASLGGALLSVADKADTLAGCFGLGMAPTGTADPNGLRRCALGIIRIMLEFGLRLDARQLFAKAQQLYGDRQWKLPPHEALDKLMDFFTARLRNHFMSQGVDTPLVDAALGAGAADVRDCGARLAALTAFSKEEGYAAAVQTFKRVANILRKQAQDGHLGGDVPDHWDPALLREEPEKALAATLEALLPRLDALWTAGEHKALLDSLREVRPAVDAFFDGVMVMAEDADLRRNRLAMLRALGSRFARLADFAALQQ; from the coding sequence GTGGCCACCTTTGTGCTTGAAATCGGCAGCGAAGAACTGCCTTCCCGTTTTCTGGCTCCGGAAGAGGCGGAACTGACCGCCCGTTTTACCGCCGCCCTGGCCGAGGCCGGCCTGGAGCACGGCGCGCTTACGGTCATGAGCACCCCGCGCCGGGCCGTGGTGCTGGTGGAAGATCTTTCTCCGGTGCAGGCCCGGCGCGAGGAAGTGATTACCGGCCCGCCCGCCCGCGTGGCGCGCGATAAGGACGGCAAACCCACCAAGGCCCTGGAGGGCTTTGCCCGCACCAACAACTGCGCCGTGGAGGACGTTTTTACCCTCCAGACGGAGAAGGGCGAGTATGTGGCCGTGCGCAGGCAAAGCGGCGGCGCGTCTGCCGGGGAACTGCTGGCCGCCCTCTGTCCGGCCGTCATCACGGGCCTGCCCTTTGCCAAGCGCATGCGCTGGGCGACCTACAGCCTGGCCTATGCCCGGCCCCTGCGCTGGATCGTCGCCCTGCTGGACGACCAGGTGGTGCCCTTTACCCTGGGGCCGCTGGCCTCAGGCAGGGAAACCCGCGGCCACCGCATCCACGGCCCCGGTCCCTTTGCTGTGGCCCACGCCAAAGACTTCTTGTCCGTGCTTACGGGCCCGTGCGGCATTACGCCCGATCCGGCGGAGCGCCGCCGCATCATTGCGGCGGGCGGCGAGGCCCAGGCCGCGGCAGTGCAGGGCAAGGTGCTCTGGAAGGATAGCCTGCTGGACGAGGTGCAGGGCCTTACGGAGCATCCCGTGCCCCTGCTGGCGGATTTTGATCCCGCCTACCTGGAGGTGCCGCGCGAGGTGCTGCTCACCAGCATGGAAAGCCACCAGAAGAGCTTCGGCATTGAGGGGGCGGACGGGAAGCTGCTGCCGCACTTCCTCACGGTGCTCAACCTCACGCCCCAGGATATGAGCCTGGTCAAGCACGGCTGGGAACGCGTGCTGCGCGCCCGCCTGGAGGACGCCCGCTTTTTCTGGCGCGCGGATCTGCGCGAGAATTTTGACCACTGGCTGCAGAAGCTGGATGCGGTCATTTTTATCGGCGGGCTGGGCAGCATGGGCGACAAAACCCGGCGTCTGGAGGAGCTCTGCCGCTGGCTGGCCGGGGCCTGCGCGCCGGAGCTGAGCGCGGAGGAAGCGGCCCGGGCCGGGCGGCTTTCCAAGGCTGATCTCGTCAGCGCCATGGTGGGCGAATTTGACACCCTGCAAGGCGTCATGGGCGGCATCTACGCCGCGCGCAAGGGCGAAAGCGCCACGGTGGCCGCCGCCTTGGGCGAGCAGTACCTGCCCGCCGGGCCCGATTCTCCCTTGCCGGCCAGTCTGGGGGGCGCGCTGCTCTCCGTGGCGGACAAGGCGGATACCCTGGCCGGCTGCTTCGGGTTGGGCATGGCCCCCACCGGCACGGCGGATCCCAACGGCCTGCGGCGCTGCGCCTTGGGCATTATCCGCATTATGCTGGAATTCGGGCTGCGCCTGGACGCGCGTCAGCTGTTTGCCAAAGCCCAGCAGCTCTACGGCGACCGGCAGTGGAAGCTCCCGCCCCACGAGGCCCTGGACAAGCTCATGGACTTTTTCACCGCCCGACTGCGCAACCATTTTATGAGCCAGGGGGTGGACACGCCCCTGGTGGACGCGGCCCTGGGCGCGGGCGCGGCGGACGTGCGCGACTGCGGGGCGCGGCTTGCGGCCCTGACTGCTTTCAGTAAGGAGGAAGGCTACGCCGCAGCGGTGCAGACCTTCAAGCGGGTGGCCAATATCCTGCGCAAACAGGCGCAGGATGGTCATTTGGGCGGGGACGTGCCGGACCACTGGGATCCCGCCCTGCTGCGCGAAGAGCCGGAAAAAGCTCTGGCCGCGACGCTGGAGGCCCTGTTGCCCCGACTGGATGCCCTGTGGACCGCAGGGGAGCACAAAGCCCTGCTGGACAGCCTGCGCGAGGTGCGCCCGGCCGTAGACGCCTTTTTTGACGGCGTTATGGTCATGGCCGAGGACGCGGATCTGCGCCGCAACCGGCTGGCCATGCTGCGGGCGCTGGGCTCGCGCTTTGCCCGGCTGGCGGATTTTGCCGCCCTGCAGCAGTAG
- the rpsT gene encoding 30S ribosomal protein S20, with protein sequence MANHKSALKRHKQNLQRASRNRAARTRVKNAVKEVRAALQSNDKAQAGEALVAATSVLSKAAGKGALHWKKAARKISRLARAVNGLDAAE encoded by the coding sequence GTGGCCAACCATAAGTCTGCCCTTAAGCGTCACAAGCAGAACCTGCAACGCGCGTCCCGCAACCGCGCCGCCCGCACCCGCGTGAAGAACGCCGTCAAAGAGGTGCGCGCCGCCCTCCAGAGCAACGACAAGGCTCAGGCCGGCGAAGCCCTGGTGGCCGCCACTTCCGTGCTGTCCAAGGCTGCCGGCAAGGGGGCCCTGCACTGGAAGAAGGCCGCCCGCAAGATTTCGCGTCTGGCCCGCGCCGTCAACGGCTTGGACGCTGCCGAATAG
- a CDS encoding recombinase family protein: MKKAVGYIRVSTEGQAEKGISLEAQRAKIEAYATLKDLTLVEVIEDAGISAKSLKRPGMQRLLEIVHRGEVEAVVILKLDRMFRNTVDALQTTQGFDKKGVALHSIQESLDTQSAMGRFFFTLLAAIGEMERGVIGERTRTALARKKEKGEVISRFAPFGYQRRGNKLVPSQTEQAAMAFMRRLKDAGKSYQQVADALNKKGIVTKNGGTWDRVRVFKAMKVAA; this comes from the coding sequence ATGAAAAAAGCAGTGGGGTATATCAGGGTATCAACAGAGGGCCAGGCCGAAAAGGGCATCAGCCTTGAGGCGCAGCGGGCGAAGATTGAAGCCTACGCCACGTTGAAGGATCTCACCCTTGTGGAAGTCATAGAGGATGCTGGAATTTCGGCCAAAAGTCTGAAGCGCCCTGGGATGCAGCGCCTTTTGGAGATAGTCCACAGGGGGGAGGTTGAGGCCGTCGTCATCCTCAAGCTGGACCGCATGTTCCGCAATACTGTGGACGCCCTCCAGACTACGCAGGGTTTTGACAAGAAAGGCGTGGCGCTGCACAGCATCCAAGAATCGCTGGACACACAAAGCGCAATGGGCCGCTTCTTTTTCACCTTGCTGGCCGCAATCGGCGAAATGGAGCGCGGCGTCATTGGTGAGCGCACCAGAACCGCCCTGGCCCGCAAAAAGGAAAAGGGTGAGGTGATTAGCCGCTTTGCCCCGTTCGGCTACCAGAGGCGCGGCAACAAACTGGTTCCTAGCCAGACGGAACAGGCCGCAATGGCCTTCATGCGTCGCTTAAAGGACGCCGGGAAGAGTTACCAGCAGGTGGCTGACGCCCTCAACAAAAAGGGCATAGTCACCAAAAACGGCGGAACCTGGGACCGCGTGCGCGTTTTTAAGGCCATGAAGGTGGCCGCCTAA
- the recO gene encoding DNA repair protein RecO, translating to MTEWADSALVLRMGHFREADLWLKVLCRGHGLLTLFAFGGSRSRRRFCGCLDVFNSLHCRVSASRRGNFLNLEEAVLLDGPQALRGNWRRMGLAANCLRFMEAMGVTAESAAEAYALAEDLRRTLETAVELPGLFPLFFRLRLAGALGFAPNLERCGQCGAPLDAGGQFVVDEGQMRCPACRAAAGPARYGVELRSAGLDLLRHVQQELPSGWRAAALPAEERRACARAIDGFVQYHLGLAWEEGFFRRV from the coding sequence ATGACGGAATGGGCCGACAGCGCGCTGGTGCTGCGCATGGGGCACTTTCGCGAGGCCGACCTCTGGCTGAAGGTGCTCTGCCGCGGGCACGGGCTGCTGACCCTGTTCGCCTTCGGCGGCAGCCGCAGCCGCAGGCGTTTCTGCGGCTGTTTGGATGTGTTCAACAGCCTGCACTGTCGGGTCAGCGCCTCTCGGCGCGGCAATTTTCTTAATCTGGAAGAAGCTGTGCTGCTGGACGGGCCGCAGGCCCTGCGCGGGAACTGGCGGCGCATGGGGCTTGCGGCCAACTGCCTGCGTTTTATGGAGGCCATGGGCGTCACGGCTGAAAGCGCGGCCGAAGCCTATGCCCTGGCTGAGGATCTGCGCCGCACGCTGGAAACCGCTGTGGAGTTGCCGGGGCTGTTCCCCTTGTTTTTTCGTCTGCGGCTGGCCGGGGCTTTGGGGTTTGCCCCCAATCTGGAGCGCTGCGGCCAGTGCGGCGCGCCCCTGGACGCGGGCGGGCAGTTTGTGGTGGACGAAGGGCAGATGCGCTGTCCGGCCTGCCGCGCGGCGGCGGGGCCTGCGCGTTACGGCGTGGAGCTGCGGTCCGCCGGGCTTGACCTTTTGCGGCATGTGCAGCAAGAATTGCCCTCCGGCTGGCGCGCGGCAGCGCTGCCTGCGGAGGAACGCCGGGCCTGCGCCCGGGCGATCGACGGTTTTGTGCAGTACCACCTGGGGCTGGCCTGGGAAGAGGGCTTTTTTCGGCGCGTCTGA